The following DNA comes from Acidimicrobiales bacterium.
GGCCGCCTGATCGGTGACTGGCCGGCACGCATCGGCAACTGGATCGACGACCCGGTGCGATGGGCCACCCCACTCGAGGCACTGCTTACCATTACCGTCCTGCTGGTCGTGTGGGCGTCGGCTCACGGGGCAATGAGTGACCGGCGTCGGTGAACCGACCTATCCGGTCGGCGGTGGTCGACGACCGAACGCCGGGACGGGTTGAACCCATCGAGCACCTGACCGACCTTCTGGCCCTGCCCGGGGTGGTCGAGGAGTTCCACCTCCGGTCGACAACCGGCGTGTGCGCCCTCCACGGTGGGGGCCTGGAACGGGCCACCGAAGTGGTGGCCCGAGAGGTGGCGAACCGGATCGACGGTTCGCTTTACGCAGTGGTCCAGCCCGATGGCTGTCGACGCCACCTCCCGTCCACCCGCTTCGTGCCCGGGGTGTCGTCGAGCCTGGACGCGTTCCTTGGTCGGGTGGACACCGTGTTGTCGATTCACGGTTACGGCCGACACGACGACTTCTGGGCCGTACTGGTCGGTGGAGCCGACCGTACGGCGGCCCATCATGTGGCTGGCCATCTCCGGGGGGTTCTGCCCGAGGAGTACCGGGTGGTCGACGACGTGGAGGCCATGCCTCGGTCGCTCCGCGGCCTGCACCCCGACAACCCCGTGAACCGGGTGGACGGTGGCGGCGTCCAGGTCGAGTTGCCACCCAGCATCCGGTGGAACCGCGACCACCGGGACTGGTCGGATCGGGACGGTACGCCCCGGGCCGAACATCTCGACCTCCTCATCGACGGCCTGGTGGCCGCCCTGGAGGATCCCGACCGACCCGATCGGACCATCGGACAGGCCCGCTAACTCTTGGCCCTAGGGCGCTCGGCGTTCCACCACCCAGGACGCACCGTCGAGGCGGTACCGCAGGCGATCATGGAGCCGGTCTGGTCGGCCCTGCCAGAACTCGATCGAGTGGGGCCTGACTCGGTAGCCACCCCAGTGGTCGGGCCGTTCGACGGGCTGGTCGGCCCAGCGCTGCTCGGCCTCGACGAAG
Coding sequences within:
- a CDS encoding poly-gamma-glutamate hydrolase family protein, which produces MNRPIRSAVVDDRTPGRVEPIEHLTDLLALPGVVEEFHLRSTTGVCALHGGGLERATEVVAREVANRIDGSLYAVVQPDGCRRHLPSTRFVPGVSSSLDAFLGRVDTVLSIHGYGRHDDFWAVLVGGADRTAAHHVAGHLRGVLPEEYRVVDDVEAMPRSLRGLHPDNPVNRVDGGGVQVELPPSIRWNRDHRDWSDRDGTPRAEHLDLLIDGLVAALEDPDRPDRTIGQAR